The Falco naumanni isolate bFalNau1 chromosome 1, bFalNau1.pat, whole genome shotgun sequence genome window below encodes:
- the DUSP14 gene encoding dual specificity protein phosphatase 14, translating to MTSRSHNSLPRTLMAPRMLSEGALGGIAQITPSLYLSRGSVASNRHLLLSRGITCIINATIEIPNFNWPQFEYVKVPLADMPNAPISLYFDSVADKINSVARKHGATLVHCAAGVSRSATLCIAYLMKYHKVSLFEAYNWVKSRRPVIRPNVGFWRQLIDYERKLFGKTTVKMVQTPYGIIPDVYERERRPLMPYWGI from the coding sequence ATGACCTCCAGAAGCCACAACTCCTTACCGAGAACTCTGATGGCTCCGCGAATGCTTTCTGAAGGTGCCCTCGGGGGCATCGCCCAAATCACCCCCTCGCTGTACCTGAGCCGGGGCAGCGTCGCCTCCAACCGGCACCTGCTCCTCTCCCGGGGAATCACCTGCATAATCAATGCGACCATCGAGATTCCCAATTTTAACTGGCCCCAGTTTGAATACGTGAAAGTGCCTTTGGCTGACATGCCCAACGCCCCCATCTCCCTGTACTTCGACAGCGTTGCCGACAAGATTAACAGCGTGGCGCGGAAGCACGGGGCCACCTTAGTCCATTGTGCCGCTGGCGTGAGCAGGTCGGCCACCCTCTGCATCGCCTACCTGATGAAGTACCACAAGGTGTCCCTCTTTGAGGCATACAACTGGGTCAAATCGAGGCGCCCCGTTATACGCCCCAACGTGGGCTTCTGGAGGCAACTGATAGACTACGAGAGGAAGCTTTTTGGGAAGACGACGGTTAAAATGGTACAGACACCATATGGCATCATCCCAGACGTTtatgagagagagaggagacCCCTGATGCCTTACTGGGGAATTTAA